Below is a window of Macadamia integrifolia cultivar HAES 741 chromosome 8, SCU_Mint_v3, whole genome shotgun sequence DNA.
NNNNNNNNNNNNNNNNNNNNNNNNNNNNNNNNNNNNNNNNNNNNNNNNNNNNNNNNNNNNNNNNNNNNNNNNNNNNNNNNNNNNNNNNNNNNNNNNNNNNNNNNNNNNNNNNNNNNNNNNNNNNNNNNNNNNNNNNNNNNNNNNNNNNNNNNNNNNNNNNNNNNNNNNNNNNNNNNNNNNNNNNNNNNNNNNNNNNNNNNNNNNNNNNNNNNNNNNNNNNNNNNNNNNNNNNNNNNNNNNNNNNNNNNNNNNNNNNNNNNNNNNNNNNNNNNNNNNNNNNNNNNNNNNNNNNNNNNNNNNNNNNNNNNNNNNNNNNNNNNNNNNNNNNNNNNNNNNNNNNNNNNNNNNNNNNNNNNNNNNNNNNNNNNNNNNNNNNNNNNNNNNNNNNNNNNNNNNNNNNNNNNNNNNNNNNNNNNNNNNNNNNNNNNNNNNNNNNNNNNNNNNNNNNNNNNNNNNNNNNNNNNNNNNNNNNNNNNNNNNNNNNNNNNNNNNNNNNNNNNNNNNNNNNNNNNNNNNNNNNNNNNNNNNNNNNNNNNNNNNNNNNNNNNNNNNNNNNNNNNNNNNNNNNNNNNNNNNNNNNNNNNNNNNNNNNNNNNNNNNNNNNNNNNNNNNNNNNNNNNNNNNNNNNNNNNNNNNNNNNNNNNNNNNNNNNNNNNNNNNNNNNNNNNNNNNNNNNNNNNNNNNNNNNNNNNNNNNNNNNNNNNNNNNNNNNNNNNNNNNNNNNNNNNNNNNNNNNNNNNNNNNNNNNNNNNNNNNNNNNNNNNNNNNNNNNNNNNNNNNNNNNNNNNNNNNNNNNNNNNNNNNNNNNNNNNNNNNNNNNNNNNNNNNNNNNNNNNNNNNNNNNNNNNNNNNNNNNNNNNNNNNNNNNNNNNNNNNNNNNNNNNNNNNNNNNNNNNNNNNNNNNNNNNNNNNNNNNNNNNNNNNNNNNNNNNNNNNNNNNNNNNNNNNNNNNNNNNNNNNNNNNNNNNNNNNNNNNNNNNNNNNNNNNNNNNNNNNTCAGCAAGAATTCAATTTAACCCATATTTTATCGTATGAATTAATTTTAGAATTTCTAAAGTAGACGAATAAACAAGTTCTTAATTAacctatatttttattttttattttttcttcttttaaacaGCTTTTTAACTTCTTGAATTCCTCTCATCTCGGTTTCTAGctagtgtattttttttttttttcccctgatgAACAATGTTTTGAGCAGTTGTTATTGACCTCGGAGTATCAAATTTTGgttatcatatcggtatcggcAGATGAGTAAATCCTTGCTCCAAATCATGGAACTGATTCCCCTACCAGAACATCTTCTGGTAGAATACATCACTGTCAGATATAAAAGATAGAAACCAAACATACACCAGTCATAGAACTAATTACCCATATAGGTAGTAATCTCCTAGGTAGAATCCCTtgattgttgtttttttttattttttattttttatttttttcttagaagaaaaagaagaatatagaGCTAAGGAAAATACTAGAAGTAGTTGTTGTCCTTGAAGTTCATTTTTCCTGTCATCGCCTTGTGGGCCATATACCTTGACCTTATcatattatcattattttttacaCCAAAAATTGGTTTAAACAGAAGACTGTCTAGTTCAATTCTAAGAGACATACTCGCCAATGGCCAAGTCAAAGTTCATCAATGGTTCTAGATCCACCATATCACTGCAAATCCTGTGCACCTGGCATCCTCTCTTGACTGTTTCTGCAAGTCCAATCAGAAGTCTCTGTGCCACCATCTCAATACTCTCTCTTGTTATTACATAATTAGCAAGAAGAAATAAGCATTTATTCTGGGATATGAGAGCAATAGCCCAACCAGATATATTAAGAAATCTATTAGACACAACAGTTATGATTAACAGATTATCAGATAAGGTATCGGTATCTTTGTGTCAAAACTAGCTTCCATATCCATCACCTGTGAGTGGGCCGATTGGTAACCCCATTCATATGAGCGACCCGAAAGTGCACTTGATTTATTACAGAAACAGGACTTGGGGGTTTTGACCCCATAGTGACCAGAATCCCTTCATAGTTAGATAAAAACATACTAAGCCAAAAAGTTATAGAACTCATTCGGTCATTCCTTGATCAAGCAATAATCGAGGTAGACATTCCTTATTCCTTATTGTTAGATTCAATTCCTTGGACATATATTGTCAACATCATATATGGTAAGCAAGCCTCATTCGATTACAAAGGTGAAAATGAACAGGATGATACCAAACAAGTGGGGGAGGTTTTCTTATTTGGTTGTAACATTATCAGGAATTGGGATGGACCCTCAAGAAGCTACAcaatcaaaggtcaaaacccAGGTGCAGTGCCCAAAAATAGCCACTCCACTCATGGAGAACAAACTTGAACAGAATAAGAAACAAGTTTACCACTCAGTCTGAATAAATTACAAAACCGTAGCACAAGGGAAAGCAAAATcatgaaaacaaaatttcaaccaGATTCAATCTGGCAAACATCTCTCAACCAATAACCATGGCTTTCAACATAAATTAAGTTGTACTACCTATAACTATTCGTATAATACATGCGCATGAACACACCCCCAGACACTGTTTACACTCACATGAGCAGTTGGGAGGGGACTATGATGATTCAACATCCAAAAGATACGGCCCTTCTTTATAAAATTCAAAGTCATCTGGGCTCCACTGGCAGAGTAGGTGAAGGCGAAATGTAGCCATCTTAATCCCAAGCAAACGCTGCAAAATGAACAAGGATCAGCCAAATCCAGAATAACTTGCACCACCATCAGGTCAATAAGCTACAGTTACAgaaaaattaaatcatcagGAGTTCAACCCAAAAGCACCAGGCTGGCACTGAAGCAAAACAAGACCGACCAAAGGGTCACCAATTTTGCTTcctcaaacccaaaaaaagTCCTCAAAATGCCAGCCCACCAGTGCTCAAGTAGTAAACTGGGAATCAGGTTTATGACAATCTTATTTCCACTCCTCCACTATGTATATTGATTGTTCCACAATAACCGAATACCTTTGTCTGTAGTTATCTATCTGTAAATACAGCATATATTCCATCCATAAATCCATTTTCTTCCTTGACATTTACTAACAAATAATCAGCAACTACATGCAGTaatactcccccccccccccaaaaaaaaaaaagaacagattCAAAAATTTGAGGTGAGCATGCCAAGCTGATACACCATTTCCTCTGTATCTTCTTTTATCAAAAGTCAATGCTGTAAGGCTGGCCAGAGGGAAAAGAATTCTATGACAGGCCAGATACTGAGGGCTGAGTAGGTACCATGACTAGAGCATGTGTCCTTACAATACGGATGACCACATTCACGAGTAGACACCCATAacataaataagagagaaaCAACAGCACCAAAAAACTAGATAGCTCAACATGGATAGATGTTGGCAAACCAAAGGAAGAATTTCTTAAATGATTCCCAAAAACAGCAACGGAAAATAATCAAGCATGTGGAAATTACCTAGTGCacctaaaaataattaaaatagtgGCTAGTCGAGTTGTAAGATATGAACAAACCAGTATACGAGTTGCCTCAGGTGACAATGAGTTCCCCTCTTCACATACAACAAAGTCAGAGACAAGCTCTACCACACCTAcatatgatgaataaataatcaCCAACAGAAAGGTTATTAATCATCCAAAGGAGAATGAAACAGAAACAAGCTCCTACCCACCTTCGTTCAATCGAACAGGCATCCCTTGCTTGCGCAGAAATGGCTCCATCTCATGTGTGAACTGATCAAGAGGCCCTTCTTTAAGCTCCacctaataaaataaatagacatAAATGGAACTACAAAGCATCACATACAAGATAAACATGCAaagaaattaatgaaaaaatatcattaatttgCAGAGGGCAGAGATGGGTAGTGGGGTGGAGGAAAGGTGAAAAGGGATTTGGAGAGGGGGAGATGCCATTTCCAGTGGGAGGAGATGGGGTTTACGGGGGAGTAGAGAAGAAAATGGAGATTAGTAATGGTGGTTTCAAGGAagtagagaaaaagaaatagaggGGAGGTAGAAGACGGAAAGAATGAGAAGATGAATAGTATTGGTATAGAAGggtaaaattagaaataaaaaaaaaaaaaatcttcgaTAACCTGACTAATGTGAAACATTGGATACCTAACCCACAATTTCCTGAAATGTTAGGTACCCAAGGTATAATTTAccctaaaaaatggattttcacCGATTGCGggttttttctattcttcttcttttttctttttttttgggggggggggtgttcctAGAATATTAATGTAGTCGAGCAAAACTCTACACATAGTGATAGGGTTAGTGGAATATCATCTATGAAAGAACATAAACATGCTTCACACCCATGACAACAATTTTCCCATATTATGTTCCAATCAGCTCCTTCAAGGGAACTAATGAAGGAAACAAATTAGCTCTTCAGATCTACCAAAAgacaaattagaaaaaaagggtTCTCACGAACCTTTTCTGTAGCTAAGCTTCCTGTCCTTGCAAAGTCGTATTCCTCATATTCTTCAAATAATCTGCAAAAAGACATtattaaaggaaggaaaactaAGTAAATGAAAGAACTGAACTCAAACaatcatgggaaaaaaaaacctgaacAGACTCTCCAGAGAACAAGCGATTTATTCTATGCTataatataaagaaagaaaactttacAAAATGAAAAAGGCAGTTGCATGAAGATTTACAAGATACAACTCTTTGTGTAGGACACAATCTATCAAGATTCACAAGCCAGAAGTAACATTTAACTCATCTGTGCCGTAAACATTATCAATGTGGTTATTATGACCTTTTCTTGGTACTGGCTTGCATGGTTACCTCCTTCTGCAGCCCTTATGTTTCTGTGTTCCTTTTTATATCAATAACTTCTGAATAAATATCAACCTTAtacctaaaaaaggaaaaaataaataatagtgACTGTCTAAGAATCCATTACAGCACATGCTGCTTTAATATCTATTGAAGAAGACTAATGCAGAAAAGCTCCTGTGGTTGGGCTTGGTTCACCATTGAACCAATTTTTGGTTCACCATTGAACCAatttttggttcaatttcagGGCTAAAATCGACCCTGCAGTTGAAAAGGCTATGCTGGAAACCACGACTCCTGGGGCCCAATTTGGAAGAGTTTTACAGCTTGATCACAGGTTTCCTGATTTTCAggaactttatcatcagtccaAGCTGTGAGATTTTattctctatttatttatttgttatagTGGGGATGGGTTGGGACACTATAAGTCCAGCCTTGGGTTACGTTGGGACACTACAAGTCCAGCCTTTTGGGTAAGTTTTCCGCTTTATATAGATTAAGACAGTCAGCCAATGACTAGGGcgtttttccttttatgtttgatttctttcttaGAGTATGGTCAGTTAGATACACTTCTAAAAGCAGGCTGCAGCTGGAGGGGTTTCCTTGTTcatttaagttgttttatttaattattttttcaattgtttGAGTTTGTTAGAACTTCTCTTCAGTAGGAGGAGGTTACTTCTtacattttaatttgtttctgttatttatttattactgAACAATCATGATTGAATCCAAAGTTAGTATTATAAATATGGTGCAAAGATTTTCAGGCCCCACAATTTGATTTCATGGAATAGAAATCAGGATTTTCATGCaaggactctctctctccccccccccccatccccgattctgatttttctggttcttcttcttcctcacttaTCCTCGGGCCTGTGAGCAGTGTGAAATCCAAGAGTTGGATATCAGACTGCATCATTTTGTTATCTGCACCAAACCTGGCCATGAATCCATACGAGAGGTTTGTGTTCTTTCAAGTTATGGAAGAGCGCTTGTGAATAATTAGTGAAACTATTAATGAGGAAGATGAATGAAAGGGGTTAATAAGTGAACATCTTAATCAGTCTTAATAAT
It encodes the following:
- the LOC122085919 gene encoding mRNA turnover protein 4 homolog, which gives rise to MPKSKRNRPVTLSKTTKKGRGHKESIVNSIRQAVESYNSIYVFSFENMRNQKFKEFREQLKSTSRFFLGSNKVMQVSLGRSVADEIRPGIHKVSKFLHGDTGLYLSNLPKEEVQRLFEEYEEYDFARTGSLATEKVELKEGPLDQFTHEMEPFLRKQGMPVRLNEGVVELVSDFVVCEEGNSLSPEATRILRLLGIKMATFRLHLLCQWSPDDFEFYKEGPYLLDVESS